In Ipomoea triloba cultivar NCNSP0323 chromosome 15, ASM357664v1, one genomic interval encodes:
- the LOC116006270 gene encoding zinc finger A20 and AN1 domain-containing stress-associated protein 4-like, with the protein MAEKHGYQSPEGHRLCANNCGFFGSPATQNYCSKCYREICPKAPADSVFAAPPPPSASPENLKGRAAAPPPAAAAAVVPEAKNRCSACRKKVGLTGFRCRCGVTFCGVHRYPEIHGCSFDFKALGREAIAKANPLVKAEKLEKI; encoded by the coding sequence ATGGCGGAGAAGCACGGCTACCAATCGCCGGAGGGCCACCGCCTTTGCGCCAACAATTGCGGCTTTTTCGGCAGCCCGGCGACGCAGAATTACTGCTCCAAATGCTACCGGGAAATCTGCCCCAAGGCTCCGGCGGATTCCGTGTTCgccgcgccgccgccgccgtctgCGTCGCCGGAGAATTTGAAGGGGAGGGCGGCCGCGCCGCcgcctgcggcggcggcggcggtggtgcCGGAGGCGAAGAATCGGTGCTCGGCTTGCCGGAAAAAGGTTGGATTGACGGGATTCCGGTGCCGGTGTGGGGTCACCTTCTGTGGGGTCCACCGGTACCCCGAGATTCACGGATGTTCGTTCGATTTTAAGGCCTTGGGAAGAGAAGCCATCGCCAAGGCCAACCCTCTGGTCAAGGCGGAGAAGCTGGAGAAGATATGA